The proteins below are encoded in one region of Pseudomonadota bacterium:
- a CDS encoding type II toxin-antitoxin system prevent-host-death family antitoxin, with protein MTKSILKTKPQVVMKDGRPSAVIIDINDYRELLEKLEDKEDLADLEKIRVGGMKIRKFEDFLTERDNVL; from the coding sequence ATGACAAAAAGCATTTTGAAGACCAAACCTCAGGTGGTAATGAAAGACGGCAGACCAAGTGCCGTAATAATCGATATCAACGACTATCGTGAATTGCTTGAAAAGCTTGAAGACAAAGAAGATCTTGCAGACCTCGAAAAAATACGCGTGGGTGGTATGAAGATAAGAAAATTTGAGGATTTCCTGACGGAACGTGATAATGTCCTATGA
- the cobD gene encoding threonine-phosphate decarboxylase CobD: protein MTGHGGDIYGFAEKRMDSLSQINVIDFSASINPLGTSRNVILEIKKNLRHLIHYPDNRVKKLTDKIAETLNIDPEYVFCGNGSTELIYLIPRVIGFKKVLLVQPTFSDYERACRIAYPQCVVTDYLLERSNDFDIEPQKLINYALDKKVGAVFICNPNNPTGRLVAKEGLLEIVEATQNQQIYLIVDESFIDFCQDGTVAGEVKNNPYLIVLRSMTKFYALAGLRLGYGIFPPIIAGMLKKYKEPWSVNALAQAAGIAALNESSLKERTMKIISRQKRILEKGFRNLGIDYVPSHANYYLLCTPHAQRIAEGLSRRGIMVRDCSNFKGLDHRYLRIAVKSQKENRLLLKHMEECIE from the coding sequence ATGACAGGTCACGGCGGCGATATCTACGGTTTTGCTGAGAAAAGAATGGATTCCTTGTCTCAAATTAATGTTATAGATTTCAGCGCCTCCATAAATCCTCTCGGAACGTCCAGAAACGTTATTCTTGAGATAAAAAAAAATCTCAGGCACCTTATCCACTACCCCGATAACAGGGTAAAAAAACTGACCGATAAGATTGCAGAAACGCTCAACATTGACCCGGAATATGTTTTCTGCGGAAACGGGTCTACAGAACTGATATATCTTATCCCAAGGGTAATAGGATTCAAGAAGGTACTTCTTGTTCAACCCACATTCAGCGATTATGAAAGGGCTTGCAGGATAGCATACCCCCAATGCGTTGTAACAGATTATTTACTTGAGCGCAGCAACGATTTTGACATAGAACCTCAAAAATTGATAAATTACGCCCTGGACAAAAAAGTTGGAGCCGTGTTTATATGCAACCCGAATAACCCGACAGGAAGACTCGTTGCAAAAGAGGGGCTTCTGGAAATAGTCGAAGCAACACAAAATCAACAAATCTATCTCATCGTAGACGAATCCTTCATTGATTTCTGTCAGGACGGGACTGTTGCCGGTGAAGTCAAAAACAACCCCTATCTTATTGTGTTGAGGTCAATGACAAAGTTTTATGCTCTGGCCGGTTTACGGCTGGGTTATGGCATCTTTCCGCCCATCATTGCCGGGATGCTGAAGAAATACAAAGAACCCTGGAGCGTAAATGCCCTTGCACAGGCTGCCGGTATAGCCGCATTGAATGAAAGCTCTCTTAAAGAAAGGACAATGAAGATCATAAGCAGGCAAAAAAGGATTTTAGAAAAAGGTTTCAGGAATCTCGGCATAGATTATGTCCCTTCCCATGCAAATTATTATCTTTTGTGCACCCCTCATGCTCAAAGGATTGCCGAAGGTCTCTCGCGCAGAGGCATTATGGTAAGGGATTGCTCGAACTTCAAAGGGCTTGATCACAGATATTTACGAATTGCGGTAAAATCACAAAAAGAGAACAGGCTTCTCTTAAAACATATGGAGGAATGCATTGAATAG
- a CDS encoding type II toxin-antitoxin system RelE/ParE family toxin, with protein sequence MSYELYIERHAEKDLNKLPPTLFSQIAAKIKKLASDPHPRESKKIKGSLKDWRLRVGDYRVLYEIDSATNKITIMRIKHRLEAYRDL encoded by the coding sequence ATGTCCTATGAACTTTATATAGAACGACACGCTGAAAAAGACCTCAATAAACTCCCGCCAACATTATTTTCACAAATTGCTGCAAAGATCAAAAAACTTGCTTCCGATCCTCACCCACGGGAAAGTAAAAAAATAAAAGGTTCACTAAAGGACTGGAGGCTGCGCGTTGGCGATTATCGCGTTCTTTACGAGATTGACAGTGCAACAAATAAAATAACAATAATGCGCATCAAACATCGTCTTGAAGCATATCGTGATTTATAA
- a CDS encoding MFS transporter, which produces MTGDDKKLYLIVLSIAFASFLSRLNMYTVNISLPTISRTFNIGTGEASRIVTVYLLVITCFLMFFGKLGDRAGQKNMFIAGYGVFILGSLFCGISIGITTLTIARAIHGLGSSMLLAASFAIMARVVPEHKLGWAFGINASATALGVAAGAPLGGIIAEYLSWRGVFLINVPLGAAAMICAYRFIPSSVRKHDTPFAGFIHKFDFPGAILSFIALSSLFYFNVVGNKDGWISFKTFASIGVFLMALFFFVTHEKRHEDPLLDLGALKNSKFTFVLSATMTAYMLVAGNSFLLPFYLELIKGLNPSGTGMVVLVYSLIYVFVSPYAGKLSDKRNPAILCVIAMAVATINTLAFSFSIKNEGLISVIIFLALLGFSYVFFLSPINNMAMSYASKGKEGMTSGLLNTAINLSMVFGVAIFENVFIGSLGNFAPHGVNLRQLNIPESILLDGFSHTYVAGGLMCLSAMVFSFFAKKR; this is translated from the coding sequence ATGACAGGAGATGATAAAAAATTATATTTAATTGTTCTGAGTATAGCCTTCGCCTCATTTCTCAGCCGCCTGAATATGTACACTGTCAATATTTCCCTGCCTACAATCTCCCGAACCTTTAACATCGGAACCGGTGAGGCTTCCCGCATTGTCACTGTATACCTCCTTGTTATCACATGTTTTCTCATGTTCTTTGGAAAACTTGGCGACAGGGCAGGGCAAAAAAACATGTTCATTGCCGGATATGGAGTTTTTATACTGGGGTCGCTTTTCTGCGGCATATCCATAGGGATTACTACGCTGACCATTGCCCGGGCAATTCATGGCCTGGGAAGTTCAATGCTTCTGGCTGCAAGTTTTGCAATCATGGCGCGAGTTGTCCCTGAACATAAATTGGGATGGGCCTTCGGCATTAATGCATCCGCAACAGCCCTCGGAGTTGCTGCTGGCGCGCCATTAGGCGGTATTATAGCCGAATATTTATCATGGAGAGGAGTGTTCCTTATTAATGTCCCTCTTGGAGCAGCCGCCATGATCTGCGCATACAGGTTCATCCCCTCATCGGTTCGCAAGCATGATACACCATTTGCCGGTTTTATACACAAATTTGATTTTCCTGGCGCAATTCTTAGTTTTATTGCTCTTTCTTCACTCTTTTACTTCAACGTTGTTGGAAATAAAGATGGTTGGATTTCATTTAAAACCTTTGCATCAATAGGTGTTTTTCTCATGGCCCTCTTCTTCTTTGTCACGCATGAAAAGAGGCATGAAGACCCTCTTCTGGACCTCGGCGCTCTGAAGAACTCTAAATTCACATTTGTATTATCCGCAACAATGACGGCATACATGCTTGTTGCAGGAAATTCCTTCCTCCTTCCTTTCTATCTTGAACTCATAAAAGGGCTCAACCCTTCAGGAACAGGAATGGTTGTCCTTGTTTACTCCCTTATTTATGTGTTCGTATCTCCTTATGCAGGCAAGCTTTCAGACAAAAGAAACCCGGCCATTCTCTGTGTCATAGCCATGGCAGTGGCAACAATAAACACCCTTGCCTTCTCCTTCAGTATAAAAAACGAAGGTCTGATTTCTGTAATAATTTTCCTTGCATTGTTAGGTTTCTCCTATGTATTTTTCCTGTCGCCCATTAATAACATGGCCATGAGCTACGCTTCAAAGGGGAAGGAAGGTATGACATCCGGTCTTCTTAACACAGCCATTAATTTGAGTATGGTCTTCGGTGTTGCCATATTTGAAAATGTTTTCATTGGTTCGCTTGGAAATTTTGCCCCACACGGTGTAAACCTCCGCCAATTGAATATTCCCGAATCGATATTGCTGGATGGATTCAGCCATACTTACGTGGCCGGGGGGTTGATGTGTCTTTCTGCTATGGTTTTTTCATTTTTTGCAAAAAAACGGTAA
- a CDS encoding histidine phosphatase family protein, with the protein MNRTNRTRLFLIRHGDTIDEETKKVFKGTSDIPLSEKGRTKLQKASQFLTRYNFDHIYTSALSRCIESGKIIAEPHNLDTEIAEAFNEIHFGIWEGRSFEEIDEENPTEFRRWVKNPDIHTPPQGEPLIDAQQRSVAIFHEMINRHRGQNTVIVTHAGILRLILASILDMKISAIFRIGQDYGCINIIDIYKDDIAVIKLLNFTMY; encoded by the coding sequence TTGAATAGAACCAACCGTACACGATTATTTCTCATAAGACACGGCGATACAATCGACGAAGAAACAAAAAAAGTCTTTAAGGGAACCAGCGACATACCATTGTCCGAAAAAGGCAGGACAAAGCTGCAAAAGGCTTCTCAATTTCTCACACGCTATAATTTTGATCACATATATACATCCGCCCTTTCACGGTGTATTGAAAGCGGTAAAATTATTGCCGAGCCACACAATCTTGATACAGAGATTGCCGAAGCCTTTAATGAAATCCATTTCGGCATCTGGGAGGGGAGAAGCTTTGAAGAAATAGATGAGGAAAATCCGACAGAATTCCGGAGATGGGTAAAAAACCCGGACATTCATACACCCCCTCAGGGCGAACCGCTTATAGATGCCCAACAAAGAAGCGTCGCCATCTTTCACGAGATGATAAACAGGCACAGAGGACAGAATACCGTCATAGTCACTCACGCAGGCATACTGAGATTGATACTTGCTTCGATCCTTGACATGAAAATATCCGCGATATTCAGGATTGGCCAGGATTACGGCTGTATTAACATAATAGACATTTACAAGGATGATATTGCTGTAATAAAGCTTCTCAATTTTACTATGTATTGA
- the cbiB gene encoding adenosylcobinamide-phosphate synthase CbiB encodes MEIINNHILIVVFILAFLLDLVMGDPPWLPHPVRIIGKGITVLEYLLTKSASMKAQEKLAGILLAVMIVLSTFLIAYITEKWILFGTQGIIKLAGIVFLVYLTSTTLATKELLRAGFNVIEALKEDNIFLARRHLSMIVGRDVDSLDKKDILKATMETISENLSDGVIAPLFYLAIGGMPLGLVYKAINTLDSMVGYKNEKYIRLGWASARLDDLANYIPARISGLLIVLSSGVLFRSRQIMRYAFITMYRDGRKHASPNSGYPEAAMAGALGVKLGGPSTYGGVLFDKPYIGSERTEEYLSASLDTIRIVKMASFFGFFISIGVLCLRAIL; translated from the coding sequence ATGGAAATAATTAACAACCATATTCTCATTGTTGTATTTATCCTTGCATTCCTGCTCGATCTGGTAATGGGCGACCCCCCGTGGCTTCCGCATCCTGTAAGGATCATCGGAAAAGGTATCACCGTACTTGAATATCTGCTGACAAAATCCGCTTCAATGAAAGCACAGGAAAAGCTGGCCGGGATTCTTCTGGCAGTGATGATCGTTCTTTCAACATTCCTTATAGCCTATATAACAGAGAAATGGATCCTTTTCGGCACACAGGGTATAATCAAATTAGCCGGCATAGTTTTTCTCGTATATCTCACATCAACAACCCTTGCGACAAAAGAGCTTTTAAGGGCGGGGTTTAACGTTATAGAGGCTCTTAAAGAAGATAATATATTCCTTGCCAGAAGACATTTAAGCATGATCGTGGGTCGCGATGTGGACAGCCTCGATAAAAAAGACATATTGAAGGCAACGATGGAAACCATTTCCGAAAACTTATCCGACGGCGTTATCGCCCCCCTCTTTTACCTTGCGATAGGGGGAATGCCACTCGGGCTTGTTTATAAGGCGATAAACACGCTCGACTCTATGGTCGGGTATAAAAACGAAAAATATATACGTTTAGGCTGGGCCTCGGCGCGCCTTGACGATCTTGCCAACTACATACCGGCACGTATATCCGGTCTTCTCATTGTATTGTCATCAGGTGTACTCTTTCGATCCCGGCAAATCATGCGTTATGCCTTCATAACCATGTACCGTGACGGAAGGAAGCATGCGAGCCCGAACAGCGGTTATCCTGAAGCCGCGATGGCAGGCGCCCTCGGGGTCAAACTCGGAGGACCGTCAACGTACGGTGGGGTTCTTTTCGATAAACCGTACATCGGCTCCGAAAGGACGGAAGAATATCTTTCTGCTTCTCTCGATACCATAAGGATCGTAAAGATGGCTTCATTCTTTGGCTTTTTTATATCAATTGGTGTACTATGTCTGCGGGCAATTTTATGA
- a CDS encoding GAF domain-containing protein: MTVSLENELMTRSMGRRNEDWFVRDRIKRQSQLFRVGQIIISEMNLSALFDIIMEQTNQILDTERSTAFLHDVKNNELWSFVATGMKDEQIKIPVDHGVAGWVFQHQEPLVINDCYNDSRFYGEVDKKTGFLTRNILCIPLINRSHECIGILQALNKKTGDFAKEDIELLTPVSHYIAIALENSKLYEDLKLLDKAKERVINHLSHELRTPLAIISGVLDRVSKKVREANITMLERTIAIGQRNVTRLRELQTKIDDVLHQKPSEEKQKVLNIIQDAVYFVEELKEKENISGAEIFNLINNRIESLYKMEDVKAERIMLDSFMNNLCDEATISIKERELEIERTFEKGIAIDVDLSILKKVCGGLLKNAIENTPDEGRIEVSTYSISDGVQIDFRDFGVGISQENKKMIFGGFFHTQDTEMYSSKEPYMFNAGGSGSDLLRMKVFSEQHGFSLGFKSSRCVFIPADTDTCPGRTSICQNIKSKSECFASGGSIFSIIFPRV; the protein is encoded by the coding sequence ATGACCGTTTCGCTTGAGAACGAATTAATGACAAGAAGTATGGGGAGGCGGAATGAAGACTGGTTTGTAAGGGACAGGATTAAAAGACAGAGCCAGCTTTTCAGGGTCGGTCAGATCATTATCTCTGAAATGAATTTGAGCGCTCTTTTTGATATCATCATGGAACAGACCAATCAAATCCTTGATACAGAGAGAAGCACCGCATTTCTGCATGACGTTAAAAATAACGAGCTCTGGTCTTTTGTGGCAACAGGCATGAAAGATGAACAGATCAAAATTCCTGTAGACCATGGGGTGGCGGGTTGGGTTTTTCAGCACCAGGAACCTCTGGTAATCAATGATTGCTACAATGACTCCCGTTTTTATGGAGAAGTGGACAAAAAAACCGGTTTTCTAACCAGAAACATTCTTTGCATTCCCTTGATTAACAGGTCCCATGAGTGTATCGGGATACTTCAGGCGTTGAATAAAAAAACCGGGGATTTCGCAAAGGAAGATATCGAGCTTCTCACGCCGGTTTCTCACTATATTGCCATTGCCCTTGAAAACTCGAAACTCTACGAAGACCTCAAACTGCTTGACAAAGCCAAAGAACGGGTTATCAACCACCTCTCTCATGAACTAAGAACACCTCTGGCTATCATTTCAGGGGTACTCGACCGGGTATCAAAAAAGGTAAGAGAGGCAAATATTACAATGCTGGAGCGGACCATTGCCATCGGGCAACGCAATGTTACCCGGCTGCGGGAGCTGCAGACCAAAATAGATGATGTGCTGCACCAGAAACCTTCAGAGGAGAAACAAAAGGTATTGAACATTATTCAGGATGCCGTCTATTTTGTGGAAGAGCTCAAAGAGAAGGAAAATATATCCGGAGCAGAGATTTTCAACCTCATAAACAACCGTATTGAGTCTTTATACAAGATGGAAGATGTAAAGGCAGAACGTATTATGCTTGATTCTTTTATGAACAATCTCTGTGATGAGGCAACTATATCCATAAAAGAAAGGGAACTTGAGATTGAACGAACATTTGAAAAGGGGATTGCCATAGATGTGGACCTGAGTATCTTAAAAAAGGTATGCGGCGGTCTGCTGAAAAATGCTATTGAGAATACGCCTGATGAGGGCAGGATTGAAGTAAGCACCTATTCCATAAGTGATGGGGTACAGATAGACTTCCGTGATTTTGGCGTCGGAATCTCCCAGGAAAACAAGAAGATGATCTTCGGAGGTTTTTTCCATACCCAGGATACGGAGATGTATTCATCAAAAGAACCATACATGTTCAATGCAGGGGGCTCCGGTTCCGACCTTCTCAGGATGAAGGTTTTTTCCGAACAACACGGATTTAGCCTTGGTTTTAAGAGTTCACGCTGTGTTTTTATCCCTGCGGATACGGACACCTGCCCGGGCAGGACTTCCATCTGTCAAAACATTAAATCAAAATCGGAGTGCTTTGCCTCCGGGGGAAGTATTTTTTCAATAATCTTTCCGAGAGTATGA
- a CDS encoding adenosylcobinamide-GDP ribazoletransferase — MKLRNIALAFQFLTIIPIKTTGEVSEKDIADSSIFFPVVGAFQGLILVVLSFLLMKVFSPEITAAIILLGYLLTNGGFHQDGLSDTFDGISVKSTGNRAQDIQKRLAVMKDSTTGPIGVTAIVFSLLFKYLLMKAILQIEGNAYLILFLMPIYSKWAMVSVMYRSRSARSDGIGRIFLEHGGFKHVAFSTLLMVIMGITAFYACVYCTSSSQWGAGTLILFLICEIAVIYLFCLFLRQTFINKFGGLTGDNFGAIHEISEIAFLFVALLWK; from the coding sequence GTGAAATTACGAAACATTGCCCTCGCCTTTCAGTTTCTCACCATCATACCGATAAAAACAACCGGTGAGGTTTCAGAAAAAGATATAGCCGATTCTTCGATATTTTTTCCTGTTGTAGGGGCTTTTCAAGGGCTTATACTTGTTGTCTTATCTTTTTTACTTATGAAGGTTTTTTCTCCGGAAATAACGGCTGCTATTATTTTGCTTGGATACCTTCTAACAAATGGAGGTTTTCATCAGGACGGCCTTTCCGACACATTTGACGGCATTTCTGTAAAATCTACAGGAAATCGGGCACAAGATATACAAAAGAGGCTTGCGGTAATGAAAGATAGTACAACAGGGCCAATAGGGGTGACTGCCATTGTCTTTTCATTGCTTTTCAAATATCTTTTAATGAAGGCAATTCTGCAAATAGAGGGGAATGCGTATCTTATCCTTTTTTTAATGCCTATTTATTCAAAATGGGCTATGGTATCAGTCATGTATCGTTCAAGAAGCGCGCGTTCAGACGGCATCGGCAGGATTTTTCTCGAACATGGAGGTTTCAAACACGTTGCATTCTCTACCCTCCTTATGGTTATTATGGGCATAACGGCATTCTATGCATGTGTATATTGCACATCTTCTTCTCAATGGGGAGCAGGCACGCTTATCTTGTTTCTTATCTGTGAAATAGCTGTAATTTATCTCTTTTGCCTTTTTTTAAGACAAACTTTCATAAATAAATTCGGAGGACTCACAGGGGATAATTTTGGTGCAATCCATGAAATATCAGAAATTGCATTTCTGTTCGTTGCATTGTTATGGAAATAA